A region from the Neurospora crassa OR74A linkage group V, whole genome shotgun sequence genome encodes:
- a CDS encoding signal transduction protein Syg1: MKFAKELEQEAVPEWRVKYLNYKLGKKLIKSVTRAIQRASTTPNLARRPDSLHAAPAALFHHLHHKRTPTQHRWSDTTPGSHEGSPGADQLQSGGPELDRTPTKNNRNSKGSIEARGERSGLTTLPDNEVQYGSILPPSRSSDRTEFELPAPAMKIASRTGGRRDSIVASPTSPVSNRFGPRRTKSMMAGADGQSTATESSVELPPSATIAQRSPHRLSRVLSNSSHLSRTMSNRDSTALQNLESVRTAETEFFSFLDNELDKIETFYKQKEDQATKRLAALREQLHEMRNRRTTEIADAKQRKEMERGSGSKSHPGDGGGSNGKDSGTDWIGPLRTKFMKPGPNSKALQKMTETPVMAPQKPEEGRDYVRRPPNKDDVSYRVAKRKLKLALQEYYRGLELLKSYALLNRTAFRKLNKKYDKAVNARPTYRYMNEKVNKTWFVNSDVVDGHIRTVEDLYARYFEKGNHKVAAGKLRNILRRPGDASGSAFRSGLLIGFGAVFAVQGLIYGSELLFQDDHTLKENTSYLLQLYGGYFLMILLFALFTLACRIWTLNKINYPFIFELDTRHNLDWKQVAEFPSFFFALLGVFLWLNFSRFGHWEEMYLYYPALLIGLSLLILFFPAPIFYHRARRWFLYSHYRLLLAGLYPVEFRDFFLGDIWCSLTYSAANIPMFFCLYANEWDQPGMCNSSHSRLQGFFNALPPIWRALQCIRRYHDTKNVFPHLVNCGKYIMTITTAVILSLYRLNRSQPILAAYITFATINACYTTIWDLFMDFSLLQKNVRYPFLRDITALKSKWIYYVIMVVDPLLRFNWIFYAIFTHDTQHSTIVSFFVAMAEVIRRGLWLILRVENEHCANVSQYKASRDTPLPYQLDQFVERPSQETSAGELEAETGTTTGAVQQERRGTISSMAASIRERIRGSVGAGATSPWAASPSPATGAAHPEEEGAISPHAESGAISGEGATGTGTGFSLSGGGTFRRRHVESMGKKSILQVMAEAHKQDFEKRRPSEAVREQGLGRGGSSSLVDEDDEEDDDDDPDLRSEVEDDDEDDDDSDRRSVQQDRMEAREAEMLVKRARGEPDDSVSE; this comes from the exons ATGAA GTTTGCCAAAGAACTCGAGCAGGAAGCGGTGCCAG AATGGCGTGTCAAGTATCTGAACTACAAGCTCGGAAAGAAGCTCATCAAGTCGGTTACGAGGGCCATCCAGCGCGCAAGCACCACGCCGAACCTTGCCAGGCGACCCGACTCATTACATGCCGCACCTGCCGCTCTCTTCCACCACCTACACCACAAACGAACACCAACCCAACACCGATGGTCTGACACCACACCAGGCTCCCATGAGGGTTCTCCTGGAGCCGATCAACTGCAGAGCGGCGGCCCAGAGCTCGACCGCACGCCGACCAAGAACAACAGAAACAGCAAAGGCAGCATCGAAGCACGAGGGGAGCGCTCTGGTTTGACGACGTTACCAGACAACGAGGTTCAATATGGAAGCATTCTCCCTCCTTCGCGTTCGAGCGATCGAACCGAGTTCGAACTGCCCGCTCCCGCTATGAAGATAGCCTCGAGGACAGGCGGCCGCCGTGACTCGATCGTGGCTTCCCCAACTTCCCCGGTCTCTAACCGTTTCGGACCACGACGCACCAAGTCCATGATGGCAGGTGCCGATGGCCAGTCTACTGCGACCGAGTCCTCCGTCGAATTACCTCCAAGCGCGACCATTGCTCAACGCTCTCCCCATCGTCTTTCCCGGGTTCTCTCCAATAGCTCTCATCTGTCTCGCACAATGTCGAACAGGGATAGTACAGCATTGCAGAATCTGGAGTCCGTCCGTACTGCCGAGACCGagttcttctcttttctcgaCAATGAGTTAGACAAGATCGAGACATTTTACAAGCAAAAGGAAGACCAAGCCACCAAACGACTGGCTGCTTTGCGCGAGCAACTTCACGAAATGCGCAACAGGCGGACTACGGAGATTGCGGATGCCaagcagaggaaggagatggagCGAGGTAGTGGCAGTAAGAGTCACCCAGGCGATGGTGGAGGAAGCAATGGCAAGGACAGCGGTACGGACTGGATAGGGCCCCTCCGCACCAAGTTCATGAAGCCTGGCCCAAACTCGAAAGCGCTGCAGAAGATGACCGAGACGCCAGTCATGGCCCCGCAGAAGCCAGAAGAGGGCCGCGACTATGTCCGGAGACCGCCAAACAAAGACGATGTATCGTATCGCGTAGCTAAGCGGAAGCTCAAGCTAGCCCTGCAGGAGTACTACCGCGGTCTTGAACTCCTCAAGTCTTATGCCCTCCTGAACAGAACTGCGTTCCGGAAGCTTAACAAGAAGTACGACAAGGCGGTCAATGCCCGCCCGACGTACCGCTACATGAACGAGAAAGTCAACAAGACTTGGTTTGTCAACAGCGACGTTGTCGACGGTCACATTCGCACCGTCGAAGACCTATACGCCAGATACTTTGAAAAAGGCAATCACAAAGTGGCTGCAGGAAAACTCCGGAATATTCTCAGACGTCCCGGAGACGCTTCGGGCAGTGCTTTCCGCAGTGGACTGCTTATCGGTTTTGGCGCCGTCTTTGCCGTTCAGGGTCTGATTTATGGTTCGGAGCTACTCTTCCAGGACGATCACACTCTCAAGGAAAACACAAGCTACTTGCTGCAGCTGTACGGCGGCTACTTCTTGATGATCTTGCTCTTCGCGCTGTTCACATTGGCTTGCCGAATATGGACACTGAACAAGATTAACTATCCGTTCATCTTTGAGCTTGACACGAGGCATAATCTGGACTGGAAGCAGGTGGCCGAGTTCCccagcttcttctttgcgCTTCTTGGCGTGTTCCTATGGCTTAACTTTTCGAGGTTTGGCCACTGGGAGGAGATGTATCTGTATTATCCTGCCCTCTTAATAGGCCTGTCGCTGTTGATATTGTTCTTCCCGGCACCAATATTTTACCATCGAGCCCGAAGATGGTTCTTGTATTCGCAT TATCGCTTGTTGTTGGCAGGTTTGTATCCTGTCGAGTTCCGAgacttcttcctcggcgATATCTGGTGCTCTTTGACCTACTCTGCAGCT AACATTCCCATGTTCTTCTGTCTGTATGCGAACGAGTGGGATCAGCCGGGCATGTGTAACTCTAGCCACTCCCGGCTTCAAGGTTTCTTCAATGCCTTGCCCCCCATTTGGCGTGCTCTGCAGTGTATCAGGCGTTACCACGATACGAAGAATGTGTTTCCGCATCTTGTCAACTGCGGAAAGTACATCatgaccatcaccaccgctgTTATACTCAGCTTGTATCGCCTCAATCGTTCGCAACCGATCCTGGCTGCCTACATCACATTCGCGACCATTAACGCCTGTTATACTA CCATCTGGGATCTGTTTATGGATTTCTCACTACTCCAGAAAAACGTCCGCTACCCTTTCCTCCGAGACATCACCGCGCTCAAGTCCAAATGGATCTACTATGTCATCATGGTTGTCGACCCGCTTCTCCGCTTCAACTGGATCTTCTACGCCATCTTCACCCACGACACACAGCACAGCACGATTGTCTCCTTCTTTGTCGCCATGGCTGAAGTCATCCGTCGTGGCCTTTGGCTCATCCTTCGTGTTGAGAACGAGCATTGCGCCAACGTATCCCAGTACAAGGCCTCGCGCGATACTCCTCTTCCCTACCAGCTCGATCAGTTCGTCGAGCGTCCCAGCCAGGAGACATCCGCCGGAGAGTTGGAGGCTGAAACCGGCACCACTACAGGCGCTGTCCAACAGGAGCGCAGGGGcaccatctcctccatgGCCGCCAGTATCCGCGAGCGCATTCGCGGCTCCGTCGGCGCCGGAGCCACCTCTCCCTGGGCAGCTTCCCCATCCCCGGCCACGGGTGCCGCCCAcccagaagaggaaggagccaTCAGTCCCCACGCCGAATCGGGTGCCATTTCTGGGGAAGGGGCGACAGGTACCGGTACCGGCTTCAGCCTCAGCGGCGGAGGCACCTTCCGCCGCCGTCACGTTGAGTCGATGGGCAAGAAGTCTATTCTCCAGGTCATGGCCGAAGCGCACAAGCAAGATTTCGAAAAGAGACGACCATCCGAGGCAGTCAGGGAGCAAGGATTGGGGCGAGGGGGAAGTAGTAGTCTTGTcgatgaagacgatgaggaggacgatgatgatgatccgGATTTGCGGAGTGAggtggaggacgacgatgaggatgatgatgattccGATCGGAGAAGCGTGCAGCAGGATCGGATGGAGGCTAGAGAGGCGGAGATGCTTGTGAAGAGGGCGAGGGGGGAGCCGGATGATTCTGTTAGTGAGTAG
- the ndk-1 gene encoding nucleoside diphosphate kinase gives MSDTDSSEHLRREHDGQRRPPPQLQLQQKQPESGGAMAAGAASSGAQSRAKGSSSPSRDRRASSSRGTAPPIFFPAVCGLLLAVLLFYLGRLAFFPTCAPSPPPPSSITIPNQTYTPSPELPIIKMSNQEQTFIAVKPDGVQRGLVGNIISRFENRGFKLVAMKLTQPGQAHLEKHYEDLNTKPFFAGLIKYMNSGPICAMVWEGKDAVKTGRTILGATNPLASAPGTIRGDFALDMGRNVCHGSDSVENAKKEIALWFKPEELNQWNHHSAAWIFE, from the exons ATGTCCGACACTGACAGCTCGGAACATCTGCGACGAGAACACGACGGACAACGCAGACCGCCGCCGCAACTGCAACTGCAACAGAAGCAGCCCGAATCGGGAGGCGCAATGGCTGCGGGTGCTGCTTCTAGTGGTGCCCAATCGAGGGCGAAGGGGAGCTCCAGTCCCTCCAGAGACAGGCGGGCCAGCTCGTCCAGGGGAACGGCCCCACCCATTTTTTTTCCGGCCGTGTGTGGACTCCTCCTGGCCGTCCTCCTTTTCTATCTCGGCCGCCTCGCCTTCTTCCCGACCtgtgctccttctcctcctcctccatcatctatCACCATCCCCAATCAAACCTATACTCCCTCACCGGAACTACCCATAATCAAAATGTCCAACCAGGAGCAGAC CTTCATTGCCGTCAAGCCCGATGGCGTCCAGCGTGGCCTCGTTGGCAACATCATCTCTCGCTTCGAGAACCGCGGCTTCAAGCTCGTTGCCATGAAGCTCACCCAGCCCGGCCAGGCCCACCTCGAGAAGCACTACGAGgacctcaacaccaagccCTTCTTCGCTGGCCTCATCAAGTACATGAACTCCGGCCCCATCTGCGCCATGGTTTGGGAGGGCAAGGACGCCGTCAAGACCGGCCGCACCATCCTCGGTGCCACCAACCCCCTCGCCTCCGCTCCCGGCACCATCCGTGGTGACTTTGCTCTC GACATGGGCCGCAACGTCTGCCACGGCTCCGACTCCGTCGAGaacgccaagaaggagattgCCCTCTGGTTCAAGCCCGAGGAGCTCAACCAGTGGAACCACCACTCCGCTGCCTGGATCTTCGAGTAA
- the gh31-2 gene encoding glucosidase II alpha subunit has protein sequence MLGSGQLSMSGGWTAYLCLASALTGLFGPAVAVKEHDFKKCDQAGFCKRNRAFADHVVANTAWESPYNILADSASFKDGQLQATILKTVNDAGETVRLPITVSFLESGTARVTVDEEKRQKGEIELRGDSKARKQRYNEAEQWVIVGGLTLDKEAKVDYQDDTQITVQYGPESKFEASIKFAPFSIDFKRDGDTHIKLNDKGLLNMEHWRPRIDASPAPEKQEGEDNSSSETESAETTAAQVPEAYPGEDQNTWWEESFGGNTDSKPRGPESVALDISFVGYDHIYGIPSHTGPLSLRQTRGGEGNFQEPYRMYNADVFEYILDSPMTLYGSIPFLQAHRKDSSVGIFWLNAAETWVDITKEKESKNPLALGIGSKTSTSTHWISEAGLLDVFVFLGPTPQDLIRKYSELTGTTAMPQEFSLGYHQCRWNYVSDEDVKDVDRKMDKFNIPYDVIWLDIEYTDDKKYFTWDGHSFADPIGMGKQLESHGRQLVAIIDPHIKNVDGYKVSEELKSQKFAVNNKDGEIFEGWCWPGSSHWVDAFNAAARKWWATLFKYARFEGSMRNTWIWNDMNEPSVFNGPETTMPKDNLHYGNWEHRDIHNLNGLTFHNATFEALKSREAGEFRRPFVLTRSFFAGSQRLGAMWTGDNQAAWDHLEGSIPMVLSQNIAGFPFSGADVGGFFGNPEKELLTRWYQAGAFYPFFRAHAHIDSRRREPYLAGEPYTTIIAAALRLRYSLLPSWYTAFRQAYLTNEPVIKPMFYTHPNEEAGFAIDDQFFVGNTGLLAKPVTQKDKETVDIWIPDNEVYYDYFTYDIIPSNKGKTVTLDAPLSKIPLLMQGGHIFARRDRPRRSSTLMKWDDYTLVVTVGKDGKTAEGDLYVDDGDSYEFEKGQYIYRKFILDGDAKTISSVDGEDRKKVKEGDWMKKMHQVTVDKIIIVGAPASWDKQEVTVESEGETWTATLEYTPAGKGRAAFAVVKKVGARIGADWKVSFA, from the exons ATGCTGGGCTCGGGCCAGCTGTCCATGTCGGGAGGCTGGACGGCATACCTCTGTCTTGCATCTGCCTTGACCGGCCTGTTTGGTCCAGCAG TCGCCGTCAAGGAGCACGACTTCAAGAAATGCGACCAGGCTGGCTTCTGTAAGCGTAACCGGGCCTTTGCCGACCACGTCGTCGCCAATACCGCATGGGAGTCGCCCTACAACATCCTCGCCGACTCGGCCTCCTTCAAGGATGGCCAGTTGCAGGCCACCATCCTCAAGACGGTCAACGATGCCGGCGAGACCGTCCGCCTTCCCATCACCGTTTCCTTCCTCGAGTCCGGAACCGCGCGTGTCACTGTCGACGAAGAGAAGCGACAAAAGGGCGAGATCGAGCTTCGCGGTGACAGCAAGGCCAGAAAGCAACGCTACAATGAGGCCGAGCAATGGGTCATCGTCGGCGGCTTGACCCTCgacaaggaggccaaggtgGACTACCAAGATGACACCCAGATCACCGTTCAGTACGGCCCCGAGTCCAAGTTCGAGGCCTCCATCAAGTTCGCCCCCTTCTCTATTGACTTCAAGCGCGATGGAGACACGCACATCAAGTTGAATGACAAGGGCTTACTGAACATGGAGCATTGGAGGCCCAGGATTGATGCGTCCCCTGCGCCCGAGAAGCAGGAGGGCGaggacaacagcagcagcgaaaCCGAGAGCGCCGAGACTACCGCTGCCCAGGTTCCCGAGGCCTACCCTGGTGAGGACCAAAACACGTGGTGGGAGGAGAGCTTTGGTGGAAACACCGACTCCAAGCCCCGTGGCCCTGAGAGTGTTGCCCTGGATATCTCCTTTGTCGGTTATGATCACATTTACGGTATTCCTTCGCATACCGGCCCCTTGTCTCTCAGGCAGACTCGTGGCGGCGAAGGCAATTTCCAAGAGCCGTACCGAATGTACAACGCCGATGTGTTCGAGTACATCCTCGATAGCCCCATGACCCTGTACGGATCCATCCCGTTCCTGCAGGCCCATCGCAAGGATTCCAGTGTTGGCATCTTCTGGCTTAACGCTGCCGAAACTTGGGTTGATATCACCAAGGAAAAGGAGTCCAAGAACCCCCTGGCCTTGGGTATTGGTTCTAAGACGAGCACCAGCACTCACTGGATCTCCGAGGCCGGCCTCTTGGACGTGTTTGTCTTCTTGGGCCCTACTCCTCAGGACCTTATCCGCAAGTACTCTGAGCTCACCGGCACTACCGCCATGCCTCAAGAATTCTCGCTCGGCTACCATCAGTGCCGCTGGAACTATGTGTCTGACGAAGATGTCAAGGATGTTGATCGCAAGATGGACAAGTTCAATATTCCCTACGATGTCATCTGGCTCGATATCGAGTATACCGATGACAAGAAGTATTTCACTTGGGATGGCCATAGCTTCGCTGATCCCATTGGCATGGGCAAGCAGCTTGAAAGCCATGGACGTCAGCTGGTTGCCATTATCGACCCCCACATCAAGAACGTCGACGGCTACAAGGTTTCTGAGGAACTAAAGTCTCAGAAATTTGCTGTGAATAACAAGGATGGCGAAATTTTTGAGGGTTGGTGCTGGCCCGGCTCGTCCCACTGGGTCGACGCCTTCAATGCCGCCGCCCGGAAGTGGTGGGCCACTCTTTTCAAGTACGCCAGGTTTGAGGGTTCCATGAGGAACACCTGGATTTGGAACGACATGAACGAGCCCTCGGTGTTCAACGGCCCCGAGACTACGATGCCCAAGGACAACCTCCACTATGGTAACTGGGAGCATCGTGACATCCACAACTTGAACGGGTTAACCTTCCATAACGCTACTTTCGAAGCCCTCAAGTCCCGCGAGGCAGGCGAATTCCGTCGTCCCTTCGTGCTCAcccgctccttcttcgcTGGTTCTCAACGCCTTGGTGCTATGTGGACCGGTGACAACCAGGCCGCATGGGACCATCTGGAAGGCTCCATTCCCATGGTTCTTAGCCAGAACATTGCCGGTTTCCCCTTTTCTGGCGCTGATGTTGGTGGTTTCTTCGGGAACCCCGAGAAGGAGCTGTTGACGCGCTGGTATCAGGCCGGTGCCttctaccccttcttccGTGCCCATGCCCACATTGACTCCCGCCGCCGCGAGCCTTATCTTGCCGGTGAACCgtacaccaccatcatcgctGCGGCTCTCCGCCTTCGCTACAGCCTTCTCCCATCTTGGTATACCGCTTTCCGCCAGGCCTACCTTACCAACGAGCCCGTTATCAAGCCCATGTTCTACACTCATCCCAACGAGGAGGCTGGCTTTGCTATCGACGATCAATTTTTTGTTGGCAACACTGGTTTACTTGCCAAGCCTGTTACCcagaaggacaaggagacGGTAGACATCTGGATTCCTGATAACGAGGTCTACTATGACTACTTCACCTACGACATCATCCCCTCCAACAAGGGTAAGACGGTAACTCTTGACGCACCCCTTAGCAAGATCCCTCTCCTCATGCAGGGTGGCCACATCTTCGCCCGCCGTGATCGGCCCCGTCGGTCCAGCACTCTTATGAAGTGGGATGACTACACCCTTGTCGTGACCGTCGGCAAGGACGGAAAGACCGCCGAGGGTGATCTCTATGTCGATGACGGCGACTCCTACGAGTTCGAGAAGGGCCAGTACATTTACCGCAAGTTCATCCTTGACGGTGATGCCAAGACCATCTCCTCCGTTGACGGCGAGGACCgcaagaaggtcaaggagggcgactggatgaagaagatgcaCCAGGTTACCGTTGATAAGATTATCATCGTCGGCGCCCCTGCGTCTTGGGATAAGCAGGAGGTCACTGTGGAGTCAGAGGGCGAGACCTGGACTGCTACGCTCGAGTACACCCCCGCCGGAAAGGGCCGAGCCGCATTTGCAGTCGTCAAGAAGGTTGGCGCGAGGATTGGAGCCGATTGGAAGGTTTCCTTCGCCTAG
- a CDS encoding acid proteinase, whose product MKPSILLTLTATAASTSAFTLPFKFRRDTVSTEASNTTPNHRLLHSPPTNVVGNARGRIKAASTINNRPSFLRAGSYVPYHPPAATPDHPNQNQDMIQSVTGSLIIPTISMPVSGPTAGNSVGEYSASLWVGIDGASATDSFTHPIANATCNPLAASLRAGVDIFWDGTLGGQQTPYVWAQWYPAEHARGFLDFKASPGDELRFTVTTGPHGNSGGGVLVENYGPPQSPKGVDGKVKIPIATGSLIWKDMPPLCSAQASWILEDFPLQERPELPSALGNFTDVRFSEMGFATWLGGNFTGEDVLGKDKLKLLEIYDAGQGGTLARCKTDGEGEKKSVICSRVVEA is encoded by the coding sequence ATGAAACCATCAATTCTTCTCACCCTAACGGCCACAGCCGCCTCAACCTCGGCCTTCACCCTTCCCTTCAAGTTCCGGCGGGACACCGTCTCAACCGAGGCCTCTAACACCACCCCCAACCACCGGCTCCTCCACAGCCCACCCACCAACGTGGTCGGCAACGCCAGAGGCCGCATCAAGGCCGCCTCCACCATCAATAACAGACCTTCATTCCTCCGTGCAGGCTCCTACGTGCCCTACCACCCGCCGGCCGCTACGCCCGACCACCCGAACCAAAACCAAGACATGATCCAATCCGTCACGGGCTCCCTCATTATCCCCACCATCTCCATGCCCGTTTCGGGCCCGACAGCCGGTAACTCAGTAGGGGAATACTCGGCTTCGCTCTGGGTTGGCATCGACGGAGCTTCAGCCACAGACAGTTTCACCCATCCCATCGCCAACGCAACCTGTAACCCCCTGGCTGCCTCCCTGCGTGCGGGCGTCGACATCTTTTGGGATGGCACCCTAGGCGGTCAACAGACTCCGTATGTCTGGGCGCAGTGGTATCCCGCCGAACATGCCCGGGGGTTCTTGGATTTCAAGGCTTCTCCCGGTGACGAGCTGCGGTTTACTGTTACCACGGGACCGCACGGGAACTCGGGCGGCGGGGTGTTGGTGGAGAATTACGGACCGCCGCAGAGCCCCAAGGGGGTGGATGGGAAAGTCAAGATACCGATTGCCACGGGTAGTTTGATATGGAAGGATATGCCGCCTTTGTGCTCGGCGCAGGCGAGCTGGATTCTTGAAGATTTTCCGTTGCAGGAGAGGCCGGAGCTGCCGAGTGCGTTGGGAAATTTTACAGATGTGAGGTTTAGTGAGATGGGGTTTGCGACGTGGTTGGGAGGGAATTTCACGGGGGAGGATGTATTGGGGAAGGACAAGTTGAAGTTGTTGGAGATCTATGATGCTGGACAGGGAGGGACTTTGGCGAGATGCAAGACGGATggggaaggagagaagaagagtgTGATTTGTAGCAGGGTTGTTGAGGCGTAG
- a CDS encoding mechanosensitive ion channel family protein, whose amino-acid sequence MPPSEDCPSPSRRMSQANPPPTLHVRVPSQAATPMDSDGDYYKSPNGIDHSHLTIPDSGALSPASSGHGDREAANRLNDDLELMRAERMVSRQAREDESRRSRSRNRSTENLEDVFDTVAGAGATPTPAVTTVAKTTWLTRTWARLRKFPRVLRYVVYSIPPAILILIPIFLDIFAYNRHQDVGEDRGVRLLWFGIWLEVVWLSLWGTRVITCAMPYVVAWIADTLGSSNHKKWRDIGRQLEFPTACFIWLLVVVVTYNPILKDHRIDQGEDARDKDSAWISIVYKIILAFFILATLNFAEKILIQWIASSFHRRTYSLRIQENVMQVECLVALYTYAKTCLEAQDPVWNQTSVEGDSSGMRTPMRAMKTNARQAWNKVGNAANRFAGDITGRRILKGNHPRKVVMELLRSTNSSYTLARVFYRTFVRPGRDTITLEDILPAFPNQEEAEACFAIFDKDFNGDISMEELEMVCSEIHLEKKAIAASLKDLDSVIKKLDKVFMFIIIVIVIIVFISIISNSAAAALTSTGTVILGLSWLLQATAQEFLQSILFVFVKHPFDVGDRVTIYGNTGSLMRGDDYYVLEVSLLYTEFKKMEGHVVQAPNSILNTLFILNQRRSQGLADPVNLTLRFGTTEAQIEELKDRMLDFCIKNQRDYAPRIISEVRTIDEVYSINMNIIFFHKSNFQNELLRLTRHNKFAVELMHQMDDMGIQGPRLMAPGGRQNMPMYWSQVPGGDSQPGQPGQNGPQQFQQPPQHQFSPPPPSSSPSDFLRRRHRADSRATVVESGVDFQDVYMNRRPEPLGVHGIHRLASIRQRDEEEEEDDHDEKASHRHNDMASELDQRLDKTSSRGTRGDDVSAAGRPSRDGSMTASVRRGRVTMGSMFGRGRSRSVVANSQPPGGNQV is encoded by the exons ATGCCCCCGTCTGAAGATTGTCCATCACCCTCCCGTAGGATGTCGCAAGCGAATCCTCCGCCGACCTTGCACGTCCGGGTGCCGTCCCAAGCTGCAACTCCAATGGACAGCGATGGAGACTACTACAAAAGCCCCAATGGCATCGACCACTCCCATCTTACCATTCCCGACTCCGGCGCCCTCAGCCCTGCCTCTTCTGGCCACGGCGACAGGGAGGCAGCCAACAGGCTGAACGACGATCTCGAGCTGATGCGTGCTGAGCGCATGGTGTCCAGGCAAGCACGGGAAGACGAATCGAGACGGTCCAGATCCAGGAACAGGAGCACCGAGAACCTTGAGGACGTCTTTGATACAgttgccggtgccggtgcaaCGCCTACCCCTGCCGTTACTACGGTAGCAAAGACGACATGGCTTACCCGGACGTGGGCTCGACTGAGAAAATTTCCACGAGTGCTGCGCTACGTCGTCTACTCGATCCCTCCAGCCATTCTTATCCTCATCCCCATCTTCCTGGATATTTTCGCATACAACAGGCACCAGGATGTCGGCGAAGACCGAGGAGTTCGGCTCCTCTGGTTCGGCATCTGGTTGGAAGTTGTTTGGCTCAGTCTGTGGGGGACAAGAGTCATCACCTGTGCCATGCCCTATGTGGTAGCATGGATCGCCGACACGTTGGGGTCCAGCAACCATAAGAAGTGGAGGGACATCGGACGTCAGCTCGAGTTCCCTACCGCCTGTTTCATCTGGTTGCTCGTTGTTGTGGTGACCTACAACCCGATCCTCAAGGACCACCGAATCGATCAGGGCGAAGATGCCCGTGACAAGGATTCTGCCTGGATCTCCATCGTTTACAAGATCATTCTcgccttcttcatcctcgcgACATTGAATTTTGCCGAGAAGATCTTGATCCAGTGGATCGCCTCCTCGTTTCACCGCCGGACTTATTCCCTTCGCATTCAGGAAAATGTCATGCAGGTCGAGTGTCTCGTCGCTCTGTACACCTACGCCAAAACTTGTCTCGAGGCGCAGGATCCGGTCTGGAACCAAACCTCGGTTGAAGGCGATTCGTCCGGGATGCGTACCCCGATGAGAGCCATGAAGACGAATGCGCGGCAAGCTTGGAACAAGGTTGGAAACGCCGCCAACCGGTTTGCGGGCGACATTACAGGCAGGCGCATTCTGAAAGGAAACCATCCCCGCAAGGTCGTCATGGAGCTGCTTCGTTCAACCAACTCGAGTTACACCCTGGCGCGCGTCTTCTACCGTACTTTTGTTCGGCCTGGCAGAGACACCATTACACTGGAAGACATCCTGCCCGCTTTTCCCAACCAGGAGGAAGCCGAGGCTTGCTTTGCCATTTTTGACAAGGACTTCAACGGCGATATCTCCATGGAAGAATTGGAGATGGTCTGCAGCGAGATCCacctggagaagaaggccattGCTGCGTCGTTGAAGGATCTTGATTCGGTCATCAAGAAACTTGACAAGGTCTTTATGTTTATCATTATCGTGATTGTCATCATTGTGTTTATCAGCATCATTTCCAactcggctgctgctgcattgACCTCGACGGGCACCGTTATTCTGGGTCTGTCTTGGCTGCTACAGGCAACAGCACAGGAGTTCCTTCAG tccatcctcttcgtctttgtCAAGCACCCCTTCGACGTCGGCGACCGTGTCACCATCTACGGTAACACCGGCTCCCTGATGCGCGGTGACGACTACTACGTCCTTGAAGTCTCACTCCTCTATACCGAATTCAAGAAAATGGAAGGCCACGTCGTGCAAGCGCCCAACTCGATCCTCAACactctcttcatcctcaaccAGCGCCGCAGTCAAGGTCTGGCCGACCCCGTCAACCTCACCCTACGCTTCGGCACCACGGAAGCGCAGATCGAGGAGTTGAAAGACCGCATGCTCGACTTCTGCATCAAGAACCAGCGCGACTATGCTCCGCGCATCATCTCGGAAGTGAGGACCATCGACGAGGTCTACTCCATCAACATgaacatcatcttcttccacaAGAGCAACTTCCAAAACGAGCTGTTGAGGCTTACGAGGCACAACAAGTTCGCCGTCGAGCTGATGCACCAGATGGACGACATGGGCATCCAGGGCCCGCGTCTCATGGCGCCTGGTGGAAGGCAGAATATGCCTATGTATTGGTCTCAGGTTCCCGGTGGCGATTCTCAGCCTGGCCAACCCGGTCAAAACGGACCGCAACAAttccaacaaccaccacaacaccaattctccccaccacctccctcctcttccccctctgATTTCCTGCGCAGGCGTCACCGCGCTGACAGCCGCGCAACGGTTGTCGAATCTGGCGTCGACTTCCAAGACGTGTACATGAATCGACGGCCTGAACCGCTAGGGGTGCATGGCATCCATCGTTTGGCGTCGATCAGGCAGcgtgacgaggaggaagaagaggatgatcACGATGAGAAAGCCAGTCACCGCCACAACGACATGGCATCGGAACTAGATCAGAGGCTGGACAAGACGTCTAGTAGGGGCACTAGGGGAGATGATGTTAGCGCCGCTGGCAGACCTAGTCGCGATGGAAGCATGACTGCGTCtgtgaggagggggagagtGACGATGGGAAGTATGTTCGGACGGGGGAGGTCAAGAAGTGTGGTGGCGAATAGTCAGCCGCCAGGGGGGAATCAGGTTTGA